The following proteins come from a genomic window of Bacteroidia bacterium:
- the mqnE gene encoding aminofutalosine synthase MqnE: MLAEKMIQAQNISSELKKIGEKVLHEERITSEECLVLYEQGSLSYVGMLANYIREKKHGNYTYFNRNFHVEPTNICVFDCKFCSYSRLTKQKEEGWELSEEEILNLVKAYNGKPVTEIHIVGGVHPKMGLHYFAGLLKKIKEIRPEIHIKAFTAVELDYMFRKAKMSSAEGLQLLKDNGLNSLPGGGAEIFDEEIRAQICEDKCSSEVWLEIHETAHKLGIPSNVTMLYGHIESYKHRVDHMSRIRDLQDRTKGFNAFIPLKFRNKGNQMSNVPEVSVMEDLKNYAVARIFMDNISNVKSYWPMIGRQTAQLSLSFGSNDIDGTIDDSTKIYSMAGAEEQSPKLSTKELVELIKQVGRHPIERDTLYNVVTDYLEYDFENASA, translated from the coding sequence ATGTTGGCAGAAAAAATGATTCAAGCTCAAAATATATCTTCTGAATTAAAAAAAATTGGAGAAAAAGTTCTTCATGAAGAGCGCATTACTTCTGAGGAATGTCTGGTGTTGTATGAACAAGGAAGTTTGTCATACGTTGGAATGTTGGCAAATTATATCCGTGAAAAAAAGCACGGAAATTATACGTATTTCAATCGGAATTTTCACGTAGAGCCTACGAATATTTGCGTGTTCGATTGTAAATTTTGTTCGTATTCTCGTTTGACGAAACAAAAAGAAGAAGGTTGGGAATTATCGGAAGAAGAAATTTTGAATTTGGTGAAAGCGTACAACGGAAAACCAGTTACGGAAATCCATATTGTTGGCGGAGTTCACCCGAAAATGGGTTTGCATTATTTCGCTGGTCTACTCAAAAAAATAAAAGAAATTCGACCTGAAATTCATATCAAAGCATTTACCGCTGTGGAGTTGGATTATATGTTCCGCAAAGCGAAAATGTCCAGTGCGGAAGGATTACAATTACTGAAAGATAATGGTTTAAACTCTTTGCCGGGTGGCGGAGCAGAAATTTTTGACGAAGAAATTCGCGCTCAGATTTGCGAGGATAAATGTTCCTCTGAAGTGTGGCTCGAAATTCATGAAACAGCACATAAATTAGGTATCCCGTCCAATGTAACGATGCTTTACGGACACATTGAATCGTACAAACATCGCGTGGATCACATGAGCCGGATTCGTGATTTGCAAGATCGTACAAAAGGTTTCAATGCGTTTATTCCTTTGAAGTTTCGCAACAAAGGCAATCAAATGTCGAATGTGCCAGAAGTTAGTGTGATGGAAGATTTGAAAAATTATGCTGTTGCGCGCATTTTTATGGATAATATTTCCAATGTGAAATCGTATTGGCCCATGATTGGCAGACAAACAGCGCAATTATCATTGTCGTTTGGCTCGAATGATATTGACGGAACGATTGATGATTCTACAAAAATTTATTCGATGGCAGGAGCCGAAGAACAAAGTCCGAAGTTGAGTACGAAAGAATTGGTGGAACTCATCAAACAAGTCGGCAGACATCCGATAGAACGCGACACGTTGTACAATGTGGTTACAGATTATTTGGAATATGATTTTGAAAATGCTTCCGCTTAG